Proteins from one Panulirus ornatus isolate Po-2019 chromosome 44, ASM3632096v1, whole genome shotgun sequence genomic window:
- the LOC139762820 gene encoding extracellular matrix protein 3-like, with product MRPRLVSKLLLVVGLLCGAQVTLVTGQDDDDYAWYDYSGDAVGGEDDHLSGYYSEYDDHDEYSDNSLTRGDHDSGPSFSPIAASGTAAPVSPSTHVSHHTTLTRPVVRDSSRSFMPSRVSGFDRSLPPTSPEDAEKDIIPSSTFPRRPSLQGNPLQPILPPGFDGRGSSSGGVRSPQSGVMGSGSPRGSQVAGQFGVRSSGVETSGHATSLDLGADDILPDGDDIENNGDGTGTYDNGEGELGEGSFGASYDDRNLYEDVIEEEDIVLVNRRLEVPYGRVRYLDSENDLKIKVLPGHRCRVTVIETEPGTQRPGKLMPSNFSCAFGRNEVQYTHLGGQHPSEDAVKLLLRYDTRRDTFIIPTTVTVRILYDMQLEVVTKVVPLSVRQLLGVSNAIDGDNTVFAFDDTHHECKLTLLHSHSDLPRYGSVISDAGSPPVGYMVPCQRFLQLGVRYQHKVATSTKLDHIPAVVELYDRTSMTLLKQEYFQYPVRIHPGRDNTAPAVSRESLLLLDVNQFVMTALTPSVVKVDDAETPSERLVFNVTKPLAFGEGLLVSTDDQNLPVASFYQRDVGDLKIVYKPPAEDSSVKRIFEVEFEVLDDEGLASVPFRVMIVVNPKMTMAPLTTKNAGLELFEGQSRRLSSARNLEIADEDNLEDVTLTILDGLRHGRLLLMGAPAGIFSPADLDTGAVVYQHDGTETHTDNLLLRLSDDEHEVDFLFPITIFPEDDEPPVAHVNTGLELRENEESEITAFILSATDVDSDDASISYIMQDPAPRLGKLILRRPRLPPRPENWQFVNNQYERTASSWTQRDITGGHLHYVHQGEHTTATATDRIYFKLADDSEPPNESGTIEMIVKILPVDDIPPELDSNCSLTLMVPEHRLTALAAANLRYTDLDSSDGWVSYRIRPPHNVDVNDPMSPGEIVLTDSPDTVIASFTQSQLNYRKVSYKPPRHEIGIVPRIIQFEFDVEDKAGNSLRGQTFTIFLTPVDNQPPEVHNAGLQMVREHSQAVITTRHLNISDPDTADDHLSYRVVKPPGHGVLMYNTLTLAPGNEFTPRDVANGLITYVNDGKGEVDRDRFELVATDGVHTLPINFFINIEAIDDEPPRLVAGSAGATVRVLEGRETAITPQVLRATDPDSESIRLTFIVYEAPTHGMILLNGVPTSSFTQMSIDNEEVVYRHDGGDIGRSRSTDNFTLILSDMSDEYVYGGNRLEQVLVNVTIEPVDNVAPRVFVDGPIAVVESSKSSISVEHIKVSDADTDDERLTCVITKQPRSGYVEDTAPAPGHERSREGIPVTSFSVRDVLAGHMNYVQSIYTKVEPRDDRFVFYCTDGVNRSPEVTMDIRITPFNDEMPLFTLKEFIVMEGTDLIIEPPVLVATDGDEPRDQLTFTVSRVPQHGRVMRQDPEGLRTVDRFTADDLTASSKIVYSHDDSETTEDDFELLLTDGNPTHEVRKEVRVRIIPEDDETPRLTLNTGLDVDAQEAAVITNKDLMAEDLDSDDRNLTYVIREAPRFGYIELLEQETLAHLQNLTVGMNFTQGDVDDGVIQYRHTGVLGSGTHSGSV from the coding sequence ATGAGGCCGAGGCTCGTCTCgaagttgttgttggtggtgggacTGCTGTGCGGGGCGCAGGTGACCCTCGTGACCGGGCAGGATGATGACGACTACGCCTGGTACGACTACAGCGGTGACGCCGTCGGTGGTGAAGACGACCACCTCTCAGGCTACTACAGTGAGTATGACGATCACGATGAATACAGCGACAACTCCCTCACTCGAGGTGATCACGACTCGGGTCCCTCGTTTTCGCCAATAGCTGCGTCAGGAACCGCCGCGCCTGTGTCACCCTCGACCCACgtgtcccaccacacaaccctcacccgcCCAGTGGTCCGGGACTCGTCTCGTTCATTCATGCCGTCTCGGGTCTCGGGCTTCGACCGTTCATTACCGCCCACTTCGCCAGAGGACGCTGAGAAAGATATAATCCCATCTTCAACATTCCCTCGAAGACCTTCTCTCCAAGGGAACCCACTCCAGCCGATCCTTCCGCCAGGCTTTGATGGACGAGGGAGTTCGAGCGGAGGCGTCAGGAGCCCTCAAAGTGGGGTCATGGGTTCCGGGTCTCCGCGAGGTTCACAGGTCGCCGGGCAGTTCGGTGTTCGATCGAGCGGCGTTGAGACTTCGGGACACGCGACAAGCCTCGACCTTGGTGCTGATGATATACTTCCTGATGGAGATGACATCGAAAACAACGGTGACGGTACCGGTACTTACGACAACGGGGAAGGGGAGCTCGGAGAAGGATCGTTCGGAGCTTCATACGACGATCGCAATCTTTACGAAGACGTCATTGAGGAAGAGGACATCGTTCTCGTCAATCGTCGGCTGGAGGTGCCCTACGGTAGGGTGAGGTACCTGGACTCGGAGAATGACCTGAAAATCAAGGTCCTGCCAGGTCACCGCTGCCGGGTCACAGTGATCGAGACGGAACCAGGGACTCAGAGACCCGGCAAGCTCATGCCTTCCAATTTCTCCTGCGCCTTCGGGCGTAACGAGGTGCAGTACACCCACCTGGGTGGCCAGCACCCGTCAGAGGACGCTGTCAAACTCCTGCTGCGTTACGACACCCGCCGGGACaccttcatcatccccaccaccgtgACCGTCAGGATCCTCTACGACATGCAGCTGGAGGTTGTGACCAAAGTCGTGCCGCTGAGCGTGCGTCAGCTGCTGGGAGTCAGCAACGCAATCGACGGGGACAACACCGTGTTCGCGTTCGACGACACCCACCACGAGTGCAAGCTCACGCTCCTGCACAGCCACTCCGACCTACCCAGGTACGGCTCCGTCATCTCGGACGCCGGGAGCCCTCCCGTGGGGTATATGGTCCCCTGTCAGCGGTTCTTGCAGCTGGGCGTCAGGTATCAACACAAGGTGGCAACCTCGACGAAGCTGGACCACATCCCCGCCGTGGTCGAACTGTACGACAGGACTTCCATGacgctcctgaagcaggagtactTCCAGTACCCCGTCCGCATACATCCTGGAAGAGACAACACCGCTCCCGCCGTCTCACGCGAATCTCTCCTTCTGCTGGACGTGAACCAGTTCGTCATGACGGCGCTGACGCCGTCTGTGGTGAAAGTGGACGACGCGGAGACGCCTTCGGAACGACTCGTCTTCAACGTGACCAAGCCCCTGGCATTCGGCGAGGGGCTCCTCGTTAGTACCGACGACCAGAACCTTCCCGTCGCCTCCTTCTACCAGCGAGATGTCGGGGACCTGAAGATTGTGTACAAGCCACCAGCTGAGGACTCCAGCGTCAAGCGAATCTTCGAAGTGGAGTTCGAGGTTCTTGACGACGAAGGTTTAGCGTCCGTGCCATTCAGAGTCATGATAGTCGTCAACCCCAAGATGACCATGGCGCCCCTGACCACGAAGAACGCGGGGTTGGAGCTGTTCGAGGGACAATCTCGACGCCTTAGCTCGGCCAGAAATCTCGAAATCGCCGacgaggacaacctggaggacgTGACTCTGACGATACTGGATGGGCTGAGGCACGGGCGGCTGTTGCTGATGGGCGCCCCGGCCGGCATATTCTCCCCAGCAGACCTGGACACGGGCGCGGTGGTCTACCAGCACGACGGCACCGAGACGCACACCGACAACCTCCTCCTTCGCTTGAGCGACGACGAACACGAGGTGGACTTCCTCTTCCCGATCACCATCTTCCCCGAAGACGACGAGCCGCCGGTCGCCCACGTCAACACCGGCCTCGAGCTCAGGGAGAACGAGGAGAGCGAGATCACTGCCTTCATCCTGAGTGCCACGGACGTGGACAGCGACGACGCCAGCATCTCCTACATCATGCAGGATCCTGCGCCGCGGCTGGGGAAGCTGATTCTCCGCCGACCACGGCTCCCTCCCCGCCCTGAGAACTGGCAGTTCGTTAACAACCAGTACGAGAGGACTGCCTCATCCTGGACGCAGAGGGACATCACCGGCGGCCACCTGCACTACGTCCACCAGGGTGAGCATACGACCGCGACAGCGACGGACAGAATATACTTCAAACTCGCCGACGACAGCGAGCCGCCCAACGAGTCAGGAACCATAGAGATGATTGTCAAGATCCTCCCGGTGGACGACATCCCTCCGGAACTCGACAGCAACTGTTCCCTGACGCTCATGGTTCCGGAACACAGGCTCACGGCCCTCGCCGCGGCCAACCTCCGGTACACAGACCTCGACTCCAGCGACGGCTGGGTGTCGTACCGCATCCGACCTCCGCACAACGTGGACGTCAACGACCCGATGTCCCCGGGAGAGATCGTGCTGACGGACTCTCCCGACACCGTCATCGCCTCGTTCACACAGTCTCAGCTCAACTACAGGAAGGTCTCTTACAAACCACCGCGCCACGAGATCGGGATTGTTCCGAGGATCATCCAGTTCGAGTTCGACGTCGAGGACAAGGCCGGGAATTCCTTAAGGGGCCAAACCTTCACCATATTCCTGACGCCTGTTGACAACCAGCCACCCGAGGTGCACAACGCTGGCCTGCAGATGGTGCGGGAGCACAGCCAGGCGGTCATAACCACCCGCCACCTGAACATCTCAGACCCAGACACGGCGGACGACCACTTATCGTATAGGGTCGTCAAACCCCCGGGCCACGGCGTCCTCATGTACAACACCCTGACCCTGGCGCCGGGGAACGAGTTCACGCCCAGGGATGTCGCTAATGGACTCATCACCTACGTCAACGACGGCAAAGGCGAGGTGGATCGAGACCGATTCGAACTGGTGGCTACTGACGGGGTCCACACGTTGCCCATCAACTTCTTCATCAACATCGAGGCCATTGACGACGAGCCTCCCCGGCTGGTGGCTGGCAGCGCGGGCGCCACCGTCAGGGTGCTGGAGGGTCGAGAGACCGCCATCACCCCGCAGGTTCTCCGGGCCACAGACCCAGACTCGGAATCTATCAGGCTGACATTCATCGTCTATGAGGCCCCGACTCACGGCATGATATTGCTCAACGGAGTTCCGACGTCAAGCTTCACTCAGATGTCAATTGACAACGAGGAAGTTGTCTACAGGCACGACGGCGGCGACATCGGGAGGTCGAGGTCAACCGATAACTTCACGCTGATACTTTCCGATATGTCTGACGAGTACGTCTATGGCGGCAACAGACTCGAGCAGGTGCTGGTCAACGTCACGATCGAGCCAGTCGACAACGTCGCTCCCCGGGTGTTCGTCGACGGCCCTATCGCCGTCGTGGAATCGTCGAAGTCGTCGATCTCGGTCGAGCACATCAAGGTCAGCGACGCCGACACCGACGATGAGAGGCTGACGTGCGTCATCACCAAGCAGCCGAGGAGCGGGTACGTGGAGGACACGGCCCCGGCGCCGGGTCACGAGAGGTCGAGGGAAGGTATTCCCGTTACCTCCTTCAGTGTGAGGGACGTCCTGGCCGGTCATATGAACTACGTCCAGAGCATCTACACCAAGGTAGAACCCCGAGATGATCGCTTCGTCTTCTACTGCACGGACGGCGTCAACAGGTCCCCTGAGGTAACTATGGACATTCGCATCACACCGTTTAATGACGAAATGCCGCTATTCACCCTGAAGGAATTTATTGTCATGGAAGGAACGGATCTGATCATCGAGCCCCCTGTTCTCGTGGCTACTGACGGGGACGAACCGAGAGACCAGCTCACCTTCACCGTCTCCAGGGTGCCCCAACACGGCCGGGTGATGCGACAAGATCCCGAGGGACTCAGGACCGTCGACCGCTTCACAGCGGACGACCTGACCGCCTCTTCTAAAATCGTGTACAGTCATGACGACAGCGAGACCACAGAGGACGACTTCGAACTCCTGCTGACGGATGGGAACCCGACACACGAAGTCAGAAAAGAGGTCAGAGTGAGAATAATCCCCGAAGACGACGAGACTCCAAGACTGACTCTCAACACTGGCTTGGACGTAGACGCCCAAGAGGCCGCTGTGATAACAAACAAGGACCTAATGGCCGAAGATCTGGACTCAGACGACAGAAACCTCACGTACGTGATCCGGGAAGCTCCTAGGTTCGGATATATCGAACTTCTAGAGCAAGAGACGCTGGCGCATCTACAGAACCTCACTGTAGGCATGAACTTCACTCAGGGGGACGTCGACGACGGCGTTATTCAATACCGACACACGGGCGTCCTGGGGTCAGGGACGCACTCAGGTTCAGTCTGA